The Gossypium hirsutum isolate 1008001.06 chromosome D07, Gossypium_hirsutum_v2.1, whole genome shotgun sequence genome includes the window atacaaattaaattaaattattaaaaattaaaataattaaatgtgtaTATTCAGGTGCAACACATTTAATAAAAACTAgtaaattgaagaagaaaatgaacacaaaaaaacatttaaacattttgtaataCTAGTagtacttagttttaattaaattttattttaattatctttaggaagttatatttttaaatttggtatgaatataattttattttaattatttttaggaagTTAGTTGTTTTTAAGTTCTCCatctttaatttaaattttagtaattttttttataattcaattagaTTATCTAATTTCAGCAGTTGTTTCACTTAGAATAGGTAGAATATGTTCAGATAATCCTATCTCAATTAGATAAGGTGGTTTtgaataaaattcataaaatttaatttaattgtatttaaaattactttgaacttagtttttaataactaaacaaaaaaaattgaaattaatattttgactttaaatttaaaaattaatagttaattggtaatttttagtaaaaataattttatctatttttttatgtaaaataaataaattgaactcTAATCTCAATTcttaaaatttaactttatttttaaatatatttataaattgtaaaaatatttttttgtttttattatcaacataatatttattatcacttaattagaCTTTGGATCaatattaaattacattaattcTGACTTAATTAGTTTTAGAGTTACATAtatagattaaaattaatttttatcactaTAAATATATGCATTAGGAAGACATTTTCATTCAAAAATAACATCTAaagaattattagaaaaatcatattttaacgTTATTTAATAGGCTTTGTTtccatcataatatatatatatatgattttcatTCTTATTTAAGATGCTTAGTTATTATTATTCGACATTcggtaattttactattattttatttcaatattatttacataattaTAAATGATGTAATTAAAATGAAGagttatttgaaatattttttattctcttaatgatttttcaaagttaataaattttattttaaattaaaccaattagatttcaatttaaaaatgaaagtgataaaagTTTGAAAGCAAGTAAAAAGCTCAGTAAGTGGGTCACTAAGAGTTTGAGAGCTTCTTTAATACCAACTTTTTTATTTGGTCTAAAAAACAATCAGAATCCTAACTGGAAACTGAAACCTCAATCCCAAATCATCATTTCATCAACCAAAACCAATTTCAAAGCTTTTCtgttttgtttagtttttgaTGATCTACCacttttccttttcttctctcATTCATTATGTCTTCTTTGTAACATTACAcaatttgtttctttcttttcaactttCCTGAAATGGTGCTTTGATTCAACAACTTCAACCATGGAGTTTCAAGAAGCTTTGATGAAACTGGTGATTCATAAAACACCAACTCATCATCATAAAgatttctttcattcaatttctgGGAAAGATGAGAAAGTTGTATCAAAGAAACAAAAATGGAAGATTTCGTTTCACAGATCATCATCTGCGAAAACATCTCAATCTGGTCATCAGGTTCAATCCAAGTCAATCCCTGAAGAATTTTTTTGTCCCATTTCAGGGTCTTTAATGGCTGATCCTGTTATAGTTTCATCAGGTCATACTTTTGAAAGAGTTTGTGTTGAAGCTTGTAAAAAATTAGACTTCGCGCCCATTCTTAAAGATGGTTCAGTCCCTGATTTCTCCACTGTTATCCCTAACCTTGCTCTTAAATCCACCATTGTTAACTGGTGTCAAACTCATCTTATAAACCCTCCTAAACCCTTTGATTTTTCTAAAGCTGAGGAACTTGTTCGTTCATTATCGtccaaaaagccaaaaacccaAATCGAAAAAGATGTTCCTTCGGTGAAGTTGGATCATGCGGTGACTGAGTTAATTCGTTCTAGCTCGGAGGAATCGGTTTCTGCTGTCACTACTACACCAACTCAGCCATTGCAACTCGCTGATAGTCCGAGTTGCTACTCATCAGCTTCATCTTCCTCCGAGATCGAGACCTTAACGACCCCAAACATTAACGAAGAAGAAGAGTATTTTCTTACAAAACTGAAAAGTCATCAAGTTTTCGACATTGAAGAGGCATTGATTACGTTAAGGAAGAAAACAAGAACACAAGAGAGTTCCAGGGTTGTTCTTTGCACGCCACGTGTACTTTCTGCTTTCAGGTCTTTGATCGTTTCTCGGTACGTAAATATTCAAGTGAACTCGGTCGCAGTTTTGGTCAACTTGTCATTGGAAAAAACCAACAAGGTTAAGATCGTACGGTCAGGATTGGTTCCTGATTTGATCGATGTGTTGAAATCGGGATCCCCTGAAGCGCAGGAACATGCTTGTGGTGCACTCTTTAGCTTAGCACTTGATGATCATAACAAGACCGCCATTGGGGTTTTGGGAGCTTTGCAACCTCTCATGCGCATGTTAAGATCAGGGAGTGAGCGGACTCGGCATGACTCGGCTTTGGCGCTTTACCACCTCTCACTCGTTCAGAGCAATAGGACTAAATTGGTTAAAATCGGGTCGGTTCCGGTTTTATTAAGTATGGTTAAATCCGGTCATATGACGGGTCGGGTATTCCTTATCCTGTGTAACTTGGCTTCGGGTTCGGACGGGCGGGCTGCGATGTTGGATTCGGGTGCGGTGGATTGTTTGGTGAAATTGTTGAAAGGGAGTGAGTTGGATGAGCCGACTCGGGAAGGTTGTGTAGCGGTTTTATATGGATTGAGTCAAGCAGGGTTGAGGTTTAAGGGATTGGCTAAGGCGGCCGGTGCAGTGGAGGAGTTGGCGAAGGTGGAGCGGACGACAAATGGTCTGACCAGGGAGAAAGCAAGGAAGATGTGGGAGACGTTGAAAAGGGGGAGTGAGGAGGAGCAAGAGGAAGTGGACTGGGAGGCATTGCTTGACTCGGGATTCATGACTCGGACTAAGTTCCGATTCGGTGGTGGAAAAGACGGGTCATGTGTGAACTCATCCGAGTTTTGAgaatctttgtttttctttttattaattctttcggggttttttttttaaataatttttattcggGTCTGTAATTATTGGTGGAATTTTTGCCCTTTTATATAGAGTTTTCTGGCTTTTTTCCttggtcaccttttttttttttttaattctattttcttttcaaaagctAATGGACGGTTGATACAAAGTGTAAATAATTGATGGCTTACAAAAGAAATGATTCCCAAAAAGAAAGGGAAGCTTTTCTTCTTAGCTGGACGCTGAACTGTAGTTGGATTATTGtcctatttttatgttatttaatacatttagatTTATCAATTTGATCAACTGATTGATACTATTATAAACCAGATATTGAAGCTCTCTTAGTTCCCATCTTTCGTATTTTTAGTGATACACCACTCACTAATCCTTCTCAACTTTACGctacacatgcatctaatcattCTTCTTCATATACAAATTAGGTAGATGTTCCAAGTGTCTCATTTTCTACACTACCATCTTCTCCACTTCTGCTCTTGCCTTAGGTAGTTGCCTTATCCCGTTTATAATTTGAGTTATCACCGTCCATCACCCTCCTATTATACCTTATTTCAAATGTATCCAATGTACCTATTTCCAATGTTATTATGGAAGTCATGAATGGCAACAAGTTATAGTGGAGGAAATGAATGCTCTTTTTGATAATCATACTTGACATCTAGTTCCTTTACAACCTACTGAATCTATAGTTGGTTTCCAATGGGTTTATACTCTGAAAGTTGGACATGATGGCAAGATCCACTATTTAACGACACGTCTAGTTGCCCAAGGATTTATATAGGTTCCAGTCTTGATTATGGAAAAACTTTCTCTTTAGTTACCAAGATGACCTCGGTTCGACTTTTAATCTCCTTTGTTGCAATGAATCACTGAACCATTCATCAATTGACTATTAAAAATACTTTTCTTCATGGTGATTTGGTTGAAATTTATATGGAGAAACTGTCGAGCTTTATTGCTTAGGGGGAGTGTGAATTAGTATGTCAACTACAAAAATTTCTTTATGGTCTAaagttgtaacacctcaaacttgGTCGGATCTGAAGCGTCATACTGGTCATTGAAACGACTCAAACAACCAAATATACAAATCCAATTACCCAAAAACTTGGGACAAGAacataaacattttaattcaaaacatatgcAATTCATGCAATTATTAATTATAAGCATTAACAAAACATCATGAATGAAAACTAAACTCAAACGAGCCTTAAAACAAAGTTCGAGGGCTGAATCAATCAAATAGACACCTAAATACTGATACATAGGTCGTTGGTACTAATGTTTGTCATAAATATGATATAGTTGTTAGGATCTAGTACTCTGAGTGTAGTCTATTCATCATTtttacttgtaatttttcgaatagattgatttattaaaattttattattcacattaatatcatttgtatTTATCCTCAACAatttttgcacgcaaagtaaaGTGTAAGCAAATATTGGCTTAATGATTATCTAACgattaactaatactaagttgcATTATGTAGTCAGATCATATTACGAgcagacaacttatattagtaggtaatctaaaAGGTTCATAGTTTGATGAATcgaaattgagcaaattggttAGGACTATTATGCCATCTATGTAACAACCCGATACAGTGGTGTAAAAAATATGGTTTCGGGTTTCGTTTTAGTGAACCGAGTctgtaaataattaataaaaatatttatggagttatgtTATAAATGAATTAAATCAATGATAAGTAATTTAGTTGATTTGAGTATTAAAGTTAGATTGctataaatttaattgaaaatagttaaacaaattaaaattgcAAATAGCACAAAAGTTTAAGATGACAATAAAACATGCCAAATATGTGGCTAAAAAACGTGGGCTGttgtattactattattatttattataaaaataaagaaaataaagttttaaatgaGTTAAGTGGAAGGATATAGAAGATTGTCTTCTCCATCCTTCCACGcacgaaagaaagaaaagaaataaagccAAAGAAAAGATATTTgcttagggttttcaagcttcaatcataattggttagtgcaatttaatACTCTTCttataaatattatgtttttgagatcgggGAATCTTAATTTAACTAACTTGtgtattaatttgtaaaactgttaaggTTTTAAGAAGTTACCATTAATGATTTCTCTATGTTTTctatgttaaattgatagatttttagtaTATAcatgaaaaaggactagattcTGAAGTTGGATATTAGATTTTTCACCTGAGAAATTAAAGTGGGTATCAGGTAGAGTAATTATGTGATTTTGTTAGAAATCGATAATAGAGGGTCTAAAATATAAGGAAATGAAGTGAGACTATAAATTAACGATTAGAATCGAGAGTTATGCTTGTTTCGgttttaagaactaaattgaattaaaggtaaAGTTTGTTTGAGATAATAATTGATTGTGAATTGAGTTGATTATTGATggtgttatttgtttatgttaattCGTAGCTACCGACGACCCGATTTCCTTAAGAGCGAAGGAAAAAGCTAAAGTCACCGACGAATAGTTCGAAATTCCCTGTAAGTATCACTATAACTcaacttattatttattttctattttatttttattgttaggTAAGTTGGCAAAACGATGGAAGTTACACATGAGTGATTGACTAGAAATATGAAATTGAGATTGATTATTGATATAGAGAGTTAAATTGTAGAAATTTTGAAATAGTATAATTTAGTAAAGCTGTGCATTTGGCTTGAACATGAGACGAATCATGCCATGTTTTATATGAAATGACATTCGACAGAAGAGTTGTTGTTGTTGAGATCAATAGAATGAAAACTAATCTGTGAATGAAATTAGACTATGGGTTGTTGTAGTAATTGTTGGGCAAAGTTGAGAATAATTAACGAGTTATAGAATCGGGTAAAAAAAACTACTTCAACTATAAGTCGATGAGCGCTAGGCACATTTTTCTTCGAATGTCCCAATCGTGGCTCTCACAATTACTACTTTAATTGAGCCGATAAATGTTGGGCACGAATTGTTTACATAGGATGTACTGATATAGAATTACTTCGACTATAGGTCGATGAGCGTTGGGTGCATTAACCATCAGATGTGCCGACAATTGCTGGGCACGATTATTGCTTCGGATGGATTGATGAGTGCTGGACGCAATTTGTTTAGTTTAGGATGtatcgatgaggcactgggtgccaaattatAGTTTTAGTAGGATCCGTAAATTAGCTTGGATTCGAGCTGTGTATTAACGAACATAAATGTTGAATACGAAGAATGTTTTGATTCAAATTGGTACCATAATGCGATATGCCGAAATGAGTTACATACTTCGTTAGCATAAAGTGTTAATAAGTTCGTTAAAATAGATTGGTTAGttaaaatatcacattttttaTCTGGGATACATGTGTAAATTAATGTATTTGATAAACTTTGATATGAACATACTTTAATTGATCTAAGGAAGAAACAAATCAACTAAGTCTAATCATCTAAATTTCATGCTATATTAAGTGAGTTATAGTAATATCATTGGAATTATTACTCACTGTATGGTCTTGTTTTCATATGTAGGCTAGGTGCATTTTGAGATCTTGTACTTAAAGTCGTCAGCATCCAatcgataaatcttggactcaacaaagtttgtatattttgatttgtttcaagTTGGCATGTACTTAGTTTTTAGTAAAGTCATTTGACTATAGTTATTTATGTGTgacatgaaaattttaacttttggttCGGATGGATTGATGAGTGCTGGACGCAATTTGTTTAGTTTAGGATGtatcgatgaggcactgggtgccaaattatAGTTTTAGTAGGATCCGTAAATTAGCTTGGATTCGAGCTGTGTATTAACGAACATAAATGTTGAATACGAAGAATGTTTTGATTCAAATTGGTACCATAATGCGATATGCCGAAATGAGTTACATACTTCGTTAGCATAAAGTGTTAATAAGTTCGTTAAAATAGATTGGTTAGttaaaatatcacatttttttatCTGGGATACATGTGTAAATTAATGTATTTGATAAACTTTGATATGAACATACTTTAATTGATCTAAGGAAGAAACAAATCAACTGAGTCTAATCATCTAAATTTCATGCTATATTAAGTGAGTTATAGTAATATCATTGGAATTATTACTCACTGTATGGTCTTGTTTTCATATGTAGGCTAGGTGCATTTTGAGATCTTGTACTTAAAGTCGTCAGCATCCAatcgataaatcttggactcaacaaagtttgtatattttgatttgtttcaagTTGGCATGTACTTAGTTTTTAGTAAAGTCATTTGACTATAGTTATTTATGTGTgacatgaaaattttaacttttggttGCAATAactataatattattattcaattaaatgGTTTTAATGTGATACGCTTAGTTTGTGGTATGTTTCGGAATATCGAAGTGCTGGGAATTGATTTGGGAGATGATTTGAATATAGATATATTGTGAAATCTAATTTTACAGGGGTTTTTACGTAAAATAAGTAGAAATGCtactaatatttaaaaaataataattttaccacTACGCTACCATTTTAATAAAGTGAGATAGAAAAATAGGTGGCTTTGGCAATTGAATGTAACATTTGATATTCGGATCCTCTAATTGGATCGGATATAAGGtgtcacatttagtggtatcaaaactttaggtttagtcgattcttagatTAGATCGAGTTAAGAATTGAGTCTAAAAGTACATGCCACAATTAACTTGAGTCTAAGTCGAGATTTGGATGAtgattacatttttttttgttttatagctAAATATTTCTGTAGAAGTCGGAAATGATGCTGATCATGATGTAAATAGTTATGGTTCTCTAACTAAGAATGAAAGCAGAATTGGGTCAGAAACACTTGTTATGGACTCAGCTAGTGCCCAACATCCTAGAGATGCTGGACCTAGACTCGATGGTCATAGTGATGAAAATTTGCTCCGTGCTATAGCAAAAGCTCTTCCATGAGTAGTTGGAGCTACTCCTTCAGCTATTCCAGCGCCGATAACTCAGCAAGCACTGATAAATGAATTGTGGAAATATGGTGCCACAAAATTTATGGGTTTAAAAGAGATCGATCCGTCATCAATTGATGTTTGGTTGGAATCAACAAATTGAGTATTGCAACAACTCAAGTGTACTCCGCGAGAATGTGTCACATGTGCTGTCTCTCTTTTGAAAGAAGAGGCATATTTGTGGTGGTAGACGATTACCCGCCATGTGTCAGTGGATTAGATTGATTGGGAATTTTTTTAGtctgaatttcaaaagaaatacttTGGCGAATTATATTTGGAAGACTGTAAATATGAGTTCTTAACGTTGAAACAAGGTGAGATGTCTGTGATGGATTATGAGTAAGAGTTTCTTCAACTCAGCTAATATGCCTTGGAACTTGTGCCAATAGAAAAAAAGAGTTGTAAGCGGTTCCTTCAGGAATTGCAAGATGAACTTAGAGTTCAGTTGGTTTCTCATAGAATTAAGGAGTTTGTTGACTTGATTGAACAATCTAAAATGGTGGAACAATCCTTGGGTCTTGATAGGAAAATTTAATTCTCTCGAGCTATTGGGAAATGAATGGGGCCTTCTAGGTTGTATTAAACATCTAAACAAGCTAAAGAAACTCGTGAGTTTAGGAGAACGACCTCAAGATTTTCTAGAGCTGATAGAGCTTGAGATTGTCAACTGTCAGTATCAGCAGGTAATGTGAGATGTCCTACAAGAGATTATGATATTCCAACCTGTGTTCATTGTGGGAAAAAGCATCGAAGTAAATGCAGGAAGTTGACAAAAACTTATTTTTGTTGTAGATCTTTGGAACATTTTTCTTGGGATTGTCCGAAGAATGATGACACTTCTTCAGTTATCGCTCAAAGGTTCGCTCCTTTTGTTAAGGGTTGAGGAAATGAATTCTCTTTTTAATAATCATACTTGGGATCTAGTTCCTTTACAGCCTAGTAAATCTGCAGTTGGTTTCCAATGGGTTTATACTGTAAAAGTTGGATCGAATGGCAAGATGAATTATTTAATGGCACGTCTAGTTGCCCAAGGATTTACATAGGTCTTTGGTCTTGATTATAGAGAAACTTTCTCTCTAGTTGCCGAGATTACCTCGGTTCGACCTTTATCTCCTTTGTTGCAATGAATCACTAGACCATTTATCAATCTAATATTAAAAATGCTTCTCTTCATGGTGATTTGACTGAAGAAATTTATATGGAGCAACTATCAAGCTTTGTTGCTTAGAGGGAGTCTGAATTAGTATGTCGACAACAAAAATCTCTTTATGGTATAaagttgtaacacctcaaactttTTCGGATCCAAAGTGTAATAGTGGTCATTGAGACGACTCGAATGaccatgtaacagcccaaaattgaccctagtcgggaagtggtttcgggaccacaaaaccgagtcataaaaataattaatttccatattctatgcttattatgtgtgtacatgagtatgtggaagtttcattctccaattttgccaattgtatgagaaattattaaatagggatcgatatgagacatggtgaaaatatgataggctaatttaaaatggtctattaatgcatgttgtgaaaatgatgggtttgcatgtcaaattacccaaaatttgagctagtggttggccatgctatgggtggaaacatgttgggaacatgttggcctagtgaggtatgtaggaaaaaaataaaataaggagtatgggtaataaagaaaggaaaaacaaaaaaatgagtggttgtttcccccccccattgccgtgagctaaagaaaggaaaagaaaaacttgttcatcctttttcatcctcttttgaccgaaaattctaagggaggaggaaggagttcttgcttcatgtttggtttggaagagaattaggaggaagtttggccatgcatgtaactagattgagctcaaggagttaaaggaggagaatcgagcaaaggcaaagaaaagatcatcgagtagccgagttggaaccatcttacccaacacaagtaagtcattaagcatatctttggtattggtttaaaggatcgtaatacctataccattgtgtttaatgagatgaaatgtatacaaatgtatatgtaagtagagatgaaatttgtcgaatgtaaaaaggaagtgaagcctattgagtggctggttttcgacactaagtgtgcgggcaataagtgttcacggtcatgagattggcactaagtgtgcgggtttaaattgtacagcactaagtgtgtgagtttaaagtgcatggcactaagtgtgcgcggttgattattaagcactatgtgtgcgaacccaatatatattttctataaattatttacatgaagggtgcgactttaccgagtcaattttggacagcggaaaaggtaagtaccttgagttcatggctaataggcgctatgtttatatttggagttgagcttggtaagttttgaacctatgtgacgattatagttgaagtcacgtacataaggttcattgtggaataggtgaaagttcatttaattgtatgattataacgaaaataaaatgatgtatgaaaggccaatgtaggacttggtatgagattgaaccatagggtttaaggaactatggtatagtttggtatggatggagtacttaacctcatttcattgtttcctgttgtgataattttattaatggatggttgtggaatgcttatggcttactgagttatatactcattcggtgtttgcttgtcacctattctaggtttcttggactcgtctctttttgcgtgatcgtgccgtcgtcgaagtcatcacaccggctagcaagttttggtactttcttcttagtcggcttaggagaacatttcggcatgtataggctattatgttgtgtttgaactttggtatgtaaacttttagccatgcgaaaatggcataaatgttcggttgggtttggtttcataacgttaggtcgtaaatcttgataattcgacctttttatgccatatgtcatggttgattattttggtgttaaaattcatgatatggcaatagtgtagtagggggatgtttgacaatgattagcctttggcatggctagtcatgatcataatttgtgatatgtatgacgaatcactagttagatcaaggagaaatcacgaaatgggcatagttgctttcataacagatgctggcagcagcagtgacgtgagattgaaaaatcactaaaaatagtaggagtgggattaattgatgaataaattatgtattcgaagctcgatgagtctattttcatatagaagcaacgaaaagatcatatggacagtatgttaagagatattcaggttctcgtgagacagggccagaacggtttctggattccctgttccgactttggaaattcattataaattaaccagagacaattaggagtcataccatatatggatagattcctctctgagtctagtttctatagaaacaaacggcatcagtattgaagctctgtgcagggagatatccaggtcgtaatgcgcaaaggtcagtgtagtcgatccctgtaacatgggagactttgactaataaactgtactaattggcctgaccaaaaattctagaaaaaaatatgtagatgggcatatgagtctagtttcagggaaaaatcacgaaactgattttcgagttgtgaaactcaagatatgatttttaaaacgactagtacgcagattggcagtgtctgagaaatatttttataaagggtttaaagtctgttaacatctcgtgttcgactccggtgtcggtctcgggttcggggtgttacatttgattggtatcagagctatggtttagtcggttctaggactaccatagcacgtatgagtctagctatacatgccgaatgttaatgtttaactgtgtgatgacttctgacggttaaaatttatgttttgattagtaaatggatcccggtgtagagagaaccttggcggatgacattaaaagtgtagcggctgctcctgcacaagggacatcgcctgttgaacctcagtcatctgcgaataatcaaggtgagggggctaaacaagccttctttaccatgatgaatgagtgggtcgcgcagtatgcccgaaccaatccggctgtccaacaattcccgaatttgaataatccacccccggagccagtaatgccatcagttactgatcctgtgaggctgagtaagccacctgtagacttgattaggaagcgcggggctgaggagttcagggccatagttactgatgatgctgaaagggctgagttctggcttgataacaccattcgggtgtttgatgaactgtcatgcacacccgatgaatgtctaaagtgtgctatatccttgttgcgggactcagcctactattggtagaggaccctgatttccatagtcccaaacgaacgagtaacttgggacttctttcagacggaatttcgaaagaaatatattagtcaacggttcattgatcaaaagcgtaaggaattcttggaactcaagcaaggccgtatgacagtatctgaatacgaacatgaattcgtaagactcagtaggtatgcccgggagtgtgtagctgatgaggttgctatgtgcaaaagattcgaagaaggattgaatgaagatttaaagctactaatgggtattttggaaataaaagaattcgtaacactagtcgaacgagcctgcaaggcggaagaacttggaaaggagaagaagaaggctgaatttgaagctagagactatcgtaaaagatcgacgggtaaagctctgtTCTCAGCcataaagaagttcagggaggacactaataagtcgaggacgactgcgggaatttccatcagagcaagaccatcgacggactcccgagctacttcggtagctagtgtgggcaataatcgtctagagaaacctgaatgtccccaatgtggaagacgacacataggtgaatgttggggtaagtctattaacagggcttgttacggatgcggttcgaaggaccacttcattagagattgcacggagcttgatgagaagaataagattcaaggtgcaagacctagtggagtgacaactagagg containing:
- the LOC107958591 gene encoding U-box domain-containing protein 40 produces the protein MEFQEALMKLVIHKTPTHHHKDFFHSISGKDEKVVSKKQKWKISFHRSSSAKTSQSGHQVQSKSIPEEFFCPISGSLMADPVIVSSGHTFERVCVEACKKLDFAPILKDGSVPDFSTVIPNLALKSTIVNWCQTHLINPPKPFDFSKAEELVRSLSSKKPKTQIEKDVPSVKLDHAVTELIRSSSEESVSAVTTTPTQPLQLADSPSCYSSASSSSEIETLTTPNINEEEEYFLTKLKSHQVFDIEEALITLRKKTRTQESSRVVLCTPRVLSAFRSLIVSRYVNIQVNSVAVLVNLSLEKTNKVKIVRSGLVPDLIDVLKSGSPEAQEHACGALFSLALDDHNKTAIGVLGALQPLMRMLRSGSERTRHDSALALYHLSLVQSNRTKLVKIGSVPVLLSMVKSGHMTGRVFLILCNLASGSDGRAAMLDSGAVDCLVKLLKGSELDEPTREGCVAVLYGLSQAGLRFKGLAKAAGAVEELAKVERTTNGLTREKARKMWETLKRGSEEEQEEVDWEALLDSGFMTRTKFRFGGGKDGSCVNSSEF